A section of the Trachemys scripta elegans isolate TJP31775 chromosome 10, CAS_Tse_1.0, whole genome shotgun sequence genome encodes:
- the HACD3 gene encoding very-long-chain (3R)-3-hydroxyacyl-CoA dehydratase 3 isoform X1 codes for MQSRSLTPHVHWAQRHSELYLRVELSDVQSPEITITDNVLHFKAQGHGAKGDNVYEFQLAFLEPVKPQLVYKVTQRQLNITVQKKESNWWERLTKQGRRPLFLAPDFDRWLDESDAEMELKAKEEEERINKIRIESRVPKDPFRQLKRGYLFMYNLVQFLGFSWIFVNMTVRLFILGKDSFYDTFHTIADMMYFCQTLAFIEILNSLVGIVRSPLIPSLLQVLGRNFVLFIVLGNVEEMQSKAVVFFVFYCWSIIELFRYPFYMLSCIDIEWKLLTWIRYTIWIPLYPLGTLAEAVSLIQAIPIVSETGKFSFTLPYPTSMTIKFSFFLQIYLIMLFLGVFINLRHLYKQRRQHLGSKKRKMK; via the exons ATGCAGAGCCGGAGCCTGACCCCGCACGTGCACTGGGCGCAGCGGCACAGCGAGCTCTACCTGCGGGTGGAGCTGAGCGACGTGCAG AGCCCCGAGATCACCATTACGGATAACGTGCTTCATTTCAAAG CCCAGGGTCATGGTGCCAAGGGGGACAACGTCTATGAATTTCAGCTTGCGTTTCTAGAACCGGTCAAGCCCCAA CTGGTGTACAAAGTGACTCAAAGGCAGTTGAACATCACCGTGCAGAAAAAAGAAAGCAACTGGTGGGAAAGACTCACCAAACAGGGGCGGCGCCCGTTGTTCCTAGCGCCTGATTTTGATCGCTGGCTAGATGAGTCGGATGCTGAAATGGAACTCAAAGCAAAG GAAGAAGAAGAGAGGATTAACAAAATCAGAATTGAATCCAGAGTCCCTAAAGACC CTTTCAGACAGCTGAAGAGAGGATATTTGTTCATGTATAATCTTGTGCAGTTTTTGGGGTTCTCCTGGATTTTTGTGAATATGACAGTTCGCCTGTTTATCTTAGGAAAAG ATTCCTTCTATGACACATTTCACACCATTGCTGACATGATGTATTTCTGTCAGACGCTCGCATTTATAGAGATCCTGAATTCACTAGTAGGAATCGTCAGGTCACCACTTATACCTTCTTTACTCCAG GTCCTTGGAAGAAATTTTGTCTTGTTTATTGTCCTTGGAAATGTGGAGGAAATGCAAAGCAAAGCGGTGGTGTTCTTTGTATTTTACTGCTGGAGTATTATCGAGCTATTCAG GTATCCATTCTACATGCTTTCCTGCATTGATATAGAATGGAAATTACTAACTTGGATCCGATATACCATCTGGATTCCTCTCTATCCTTTAGGCACCTTGGCAGAAG CTGTGTCTCTGATTCAGGCCATTCCAATCGTCAGTGAAACAGGGAAGTTTAGTTTCACGCTGCCATATCCGACGAGCATGACAATCAAATTTTCGTTCTTTCTTCAAATCTACCTTATAATGTTATTTTTAG GTGTGTTTATAAACTTGCGTCACCTCTACAAGCAAAGGAGGCAGCACCTTGGATCAAAAAAGAGAAAGATGAAGTAA
- the HACD3 gene encoding very-long-chain (3R)-3-hydroxyacyl-CoA dehydratase 3 isoform X2 encodes MQSRSLTPHVHWAQRHSELYLRVELSDVQSPEITITDNVLHFKAQGHGAKGDNVYEFQLAFLEPVKPQLVYKVTQRQLNITVQKKESNWWERLTKQGRRPLFLAPDFDRWLDESDAEMELKAKEEEERINKIRIESRVPKDHSFYDTFHTIADMMYFCQTLAFIEILNSLVGIVRSPLIPSLLQVLGRNFVLFIVLGNVEEMQSKAVVFFVFYCWSIIELFRYPFYMLSCIDIEWKLLTWIRYTIWIPLYPLGTLAEAVSLIQAIPIVSETGKFSFTLPYPTSMTIKFSFFLQIYLIMLFLGVFINLRHLYKQRRQHLGSKKRKMK; translated from the exons ATGCAGAGCCGGAGCCTGACCCCGCACGTGCACTGGGCGCAGCGGCACAGCGAGCTCTACCTGCGGGTGGAGCTGAGCGACGTGCAG AGCCCCGAGATCACCATTACGGATAACGTGCTTCATTTCAAAG CCCAGGGTCATGGTGCCAAGGGGGACAACGTCTATGAATTTCAGCTTGCGTTTCTAGAACCGGTCAAGCCCCAA CTGGTGTACAAAGTGACTCAAAGGCAGTTGAACATCACCGTGCAGAAAAAAGAAAGCAACTGGTGGGAAAGACTCACCAAACAGGGGCGGCGCCCGTTGTTCCTAGCGCCTGATTTTGATCGCTGGCTAGATGAGTCGGATGCTGAAATGGAACTCAAAGCAAAG GAAGAAGAAGAGAGGATTAACAAAATCAGAATTGAATCCAGAGTCCCTAAAGACC ATTCCTTCTATGACACATTTCACACCATTGCTGACATGATGTATTTCTGTCAGACGCTCGCATTTATAGAGATCCTGAATTCACTAGTAGGAATCGTCAGGTCACCACTTATACCTTCTTTACTCCAG GTCCTTGGAAGAAATTTTGTCTTGTTTATTGTCCTTGGAAATGTGGAGGAAATGCAAAGCAAAGCGGTGGTGTTCTTTGTATTTTACTGCTGGAGTATTATCGAGCTATTCAG GTATCCATTCTACATGCTTTCCTGCATTGATATAGAATGGAAATTACTAACTTGGATCCGATATACCATCTGGATTCCTCTCTATCCTTTAGGCACCTTGGCAGAAG CTGTGTCTCTGATTCAGGCCATTCCAATCGTCAGTGAAACAGGGAAGTTTAGTTTCACGCTGCCATATCCGACGAGCATGACAATCAAATTTTCGTTCTTTCTTCAAATCTACCTTATAATGTTATTTTTAG GTGTGTTTATAAACTTGCGTCACCTCTACAAGCAAAGGAGGCAGCACCTTGGATCAAAAAAGAGAAAGATGAAGTAA
- the INTS14 gene encoding integrator complex subunit 14 isoform X1, producing the protein MPTVVVMDVSLSMTRPVSVEGSEEYQRKHLAVHGLTMLFEHMATNYKLEFTALVVFSSLWELMVPFTRDYNTLQEALSNMDDYDKTCLESALVGVCNVVQQEWGAAIPCQVVLVTDGCLGIGRGSLRHSLATCNQRNESSRFPLPFPFPSKLYIMCMANLEELQSSDSLDCLERLVDLNNGEGQIFTIDGPLCLKNVQSMFGKLIDLAYTPFHAVLKCGHLTSDVQVFPRPEPFIIDEEIDPIPKAINTDLEIVGFIDIADISSPPVLSRHLVLPIALNKEGDEVGPGITDDTEDENSANQIAGKIPNFCVLLHGSLKVEGMVAIVQLGPEWHGMLYSQADSKKKSNLMMSLFEPGPEPLPWLGKMAQLGPISDAKENPYGEDDNKSPFPLQPKNKRSYAQNVTVWIKPSGLQTDVQKILRNARKLPEKTQTFYKELNRLRKAALAFGFLDLLKGVADMLERECTLLPDTAHPDAAFQLTHAAQQLKAASNGTSEYAAYDHNITPLQTDFSSSSTERI; encoded by the exons ATGCCAACTGTGGTGGTGATGGACGTGTCGCTCTCCATGACCCGGCCTGTTTCTGTGGAGGGCTCTGAAGAGTATCAAAGGAAACACCTGGCTGTCCATGGATTGACCATGTTGTTTGAGCACATGGCCACCAATTACAAACTTGAGTTTACAGCCTTGGTGGTCTTCTCATCACTTTGGGAACTGATGGTTCCCTTTACAAGAGATTACAACACGCTTCAG GAAGCCCTAAGTAACATGGATGATTATGACAAAACGTGCTTAGAATCGGCACTGGTTGGGGTTTGTAATGTTGTGCAACAGGAATGGGGTGCTGCGATTCCCTGCCAG GTTGTTCTAGTAACCGACGGCTGTTTAGGGATTGGCAGAGGCTCTCTGCGGCACTCCTTAGCTACGTGCAACCAACGAAATGAAAGCAGCCGATTTCCACTGCCTTTTCCCTTCCCGTCCAAGTTATACATCATGTGCATGGCTAATCTAGAAGAG ctcCAGAGCTCAGATTCTTTAGATTGTCTGGAAAGACTTGTAGATTTAAATAACGGGGAAGGACAGATTTTTACCATCGATGGACCCCTTTGCTTGAAGAATGTACAGTCCATGTTTGG AAAACTAATAGACCTGGCTTATACACCATTCCATGCTGTTCTCAAATGTGGTCACTTAACATCTGATGTGCAAGTATTTCCCAGACCAGAACCTTTCATTATAGATGAGGAAATAGATCCTATCCCTAAAGCAATTAATACAG ATCTAGAAATAGTTGGTTTTATAGATATAGCTGATATTTCTAGCCCTCCTGTATTATCTAGACACTTGGTACTGCCCATTGCACTCAACAAAG aAGGTGATGAGGTGGGACCGGGGATCACTGATGACACTGAGGATGAGAATTCAGCTAATCAAATTGCTGGCAAAATACCCAACTTCTGTGTACTGCTGCATGGGAGCCTGAAAGTGGAAGGCATGGTGGCCATTGTTCAGTTAGG GCCTGAATGGCATGGAATGCTGTACTCCCAAGCTGATAGTAAGAAGAAATCAAACCTCATGATGTCTCTCTTTGAACCTGGTCCTGAGCCCCTGCCTTGGCTAGGGAAAATGGCACAGCTTGGGCCTATTTCAG atgcTAAAGAAAACCCTTATGGCGAAGATGACAATAAAAGCCCTTTCCCCTTACAGCCCAAAAACAAGCGCAGTTATGCGCAGAATGTCACTGTGTGGATCAAACCAAGCGGCCTCCAG acagATGTACAGAAGATCTTGAGAAATGCAAGAAAACTCCCTGAAAAAACTCAAACATTCTACAAA GAACTCAACCGTTTACGCAAGGCAGCCTTGGCTTTTGGATTTTTGGACCTTTTGAAAGGAGTGGCAGATATGCTGGAAAGGGAGTGTACGTTGCTGCCTGATACAGCTCATCCCGATGCAGCGTTTCAGCTCACTCACGCTGCTCAGCAACTCAAAGCAGCAAGTAATGGGACCTCTGAATATGCCGCCTATGACCATAACATCACTCCGCTGCAGACAGACTTCTCCAGTAGCAGCACTGAAAGAATATGA
- the INTS14 gene encoding integrator complex subunit 14 isoform X2 translates to MPTVVVMDVSLSMTRPVSVEGSEEYQRKHLAVHGLTMLFEHMATNYKLEFTALVVFSSLWELMVPFTRDYNTLQVVLVTDGCLGIGRGSLRHSLATCNQRNESSRFPLPFPFPSKLYIMCMANLEELQSSDSLDCLERLVDLNNGEGQIFTIDGPLCLKNVQSMFGKLIDLAYTPFHAVLKCGHLTSDVQVFPRPEPFIIDEEIDPIPKAINTDLEIVGFIDIADISSPPVLSRHLVLPIALNKEGDEVGPGITDDTEDENSANQIAGKIPNFCVLLHGSLKVEGMVAIVQLGPEWHGMLYSQADSKKKSNLMMSLFEPGPEPLPWLGKMAQLGPISDAKENPYGEDDNKSPFPLQPKNKRSYAQNVTVWIKPSGLQTDVQKILRNARKLPEKTQTFYKELNRLRKAALAFGFLDLLKGVADMLERECTLLPDTAHPDAAFQLTHAAQQLKAASNGTSEYAAYDHNITPLQTDFSSSSTERI, encoded by the exons ATGCCAACTGTGGTGGTGATGGACGTGTCGCTCTCCATGACCCGGCCTGTTTCTGTGGAGGGCTCTGAAGAGTATCAAAGGAAACACCTGGCTGTCCATGGATTGACCATGTTGTTTGAGCACATGGCCACCAATTACAAACTTGAGTTTACAGCCTTGGTGGTCTTCTCATCACTTTGGGAACTGATGGTTCCCTTTACAAGAGATTACAACACGCTTCAG GTTGTTCTAGTAACCGACGGCTGTTTAGGGATTGGCAGAGGCTCTCTGCGGCACTCCTTAGCTACGTGCAACCAACGAAATGAAAGCAGCCGATTTCCACTGCCTTTTCCCTTCCCGTCCAAGTTATACATCATGTGCATGGCTAATCTAGAAGAG ctcCAGAGCTCAGATTCTTTAGATTGTCTGGAAAGACTTGTAGATTTAAATAACGGGGAAGGACAGATTTTTACCATCGATGGACCCCTTTGCTTGAAGAATGTACAGTCCATGTTTGG AAAACTAATAGACCTGGCTTATACACCATTCCATGCTGTTCTCAAATGTGGTCACTTAACATCTGATGTGCAAGTATTTCCCAGACCAGAACCTTTCATTATAGATGAGGAAATAGATCCTATCCCTAAAGCAATTAATACAG ATCTAGAAATAGTTGGTTTTATAGATATAGCTGATATTTCTAGCCCTCCTGTATTATCTAGACACTTGGTACTGCCCATTGCACTCAACAAAG aAGGTGATGAGGTGGGACCGGGGATCACTGATGACACTGAGGATGAGAATTCAGCTAATCAAATTGCTGGCAAAATACCCAACTTCTGTGTACTGCTGCATGGGAGCCTGAAAGTGGAAGGCATGGTGGCCATTGTTCAGTTAGG GCCTGAATGGCATGGAATGCTGTACTCCCAAGCTGATAGTAAGAAGAAATCAAACCTCATGATGTCTCTCTTTGAACCTGGTCCTGAGCCCCTGCCTTGGCTAGGGAAAATGGCACAGCTTGGGCCTATTTCAG atgcTAAAGAAAACCCTTATGGCGAAGATGACAATAAAAGCCCTTTCCCCTTACAGCCCAAAAACAAGCGCAGTTATGCGCAGAATGTCACTGTGTGGATCAAACCAAGCGGCCTCCAG acagATGTACAGAAGATCTTGAGAAATGCAAGAAAACTCCCTGAAAAAACTCAAACATTCTACAAA GAACTCAACCGTTTACGCAAGGCAGCCTTGGCTTTTGGATTTTTGGACCTTTTGAAAGGAGTGGCAGATATGCTGGAAAGGGAGTGTACGTTGCTGCCTGATACAGCTCATCCCGATGCAGCGTTTCAGCTCACTCACGCTGCTCAGCAACTCAAAGCAGCAAGTAATGGGACCTCTGAATATGCCGCCTATGACCATAACATCACTCCGCTGCAGACAGACTTCTCCAGTAGCAGCACTGAAAGAATATGA